One window of Camelina sativa cultivar DH55 chromosome 4, Cs, whole genome shotgun sequence genomic DNA carries:
- the LOC104784087 gene encoding L-type lectin-domain containing receptor kinase S.4-like, with protein MAQTTFVFVWLLLLFFFTHLVSSLPQDFSFVGFKKASDNLVITGVAEIADTGAVRLTTDTQRVIGHAFYSLPIRFKPIGVNRAQSFSTSFAIAMVPEFVTLGGHGLAFAIAPSPDLKGSLPSQYLGLLNSSRVNFSSHFFAVEFDTVKDLEFEDINDNHVGIDINSMESSTSTPAGYFLANSTKRELFLDGGRVIQAWIDYDSNKKRLDVKLSPFSEKPKLSLLSYDVDLSSVLGDEMYVGFSASTGLLASSHYILGWNFNMSGEALSLCLPSLPRIPSSIKKKKNTGLILGVSLMCSLLIIAVLVAASVFIVKKAKDEDRVEEWELDFGPHRFCYRELKKATNGFGDKELLGSGGFGKVYKGKLPDSEEYVAVKRISHESRQGVREFMSEVSSIGHLRHRNLVQLLGWCRRRDDLLLVYDFMPNGSLDMYLFDENPKVILTWKQRFKIIKGVASGLLYLHEGWEQTVIHRDIKAANVLLDGEMNGRVGDFGLAKLYEHGSNPGTTRVVGTFGYLAPELTKSGKLTTSTDVYAFGAVLLEVACGRRPIETSALPEELVMVDWVWSRWQSGDIRDVVDRRLNGEFDEEEVVMVIKLGLLCSNNSPEVRPTMRQVVMYLEKQFPSPEVVPAPDFLDANDSMCLDEGSGNAGEFEDFVDSARFYSGPNETTTSSIFSFSGKTRTDPR; from the coding sequence ATGGCTCAGACGACCTTTGTTTTCGTCTGGTTActactcctcttcttcttcacacactTAGTTTCATCTCTACCTCAAGACTTCTCCTTCGTTGGATTTAAAAAAGCCTCAGACAATCTAGTCATAACCGGAGTTGCAGAGATCGCGGACACTGGAGCCGTCAGGCTCACAACAGACACACAACGCGTGATCGGTCACGCTTTCTACTCCTTACCAATCCGGTTCAAGCCTATCGGTGTTAACCGAGCTCAGTCTTTCTCCACGTCTTTTGCAATCGCCATGGTTCCAGAGTTTGTTACTCTTGGAGGCCACGGACTTGCCTTCGCCATCGCTCCAAGTCCAGATCTCAAAGGTTCTCTTCCTAGCCAGTACTTAGGTCTTTTGAATTCAAGCAGAGTTAACTTCTCGAGCCACTTCTTCGCCGTGGAATTTGATACTGTCAAGGATTTGGAGTTTGAAGACATCAATGATAACCATGTTGGAATCGATATAAACAGTATGGAGTCAAGTACTTCGACTCCCGCTGGATACTTTCTTGCTAATTCAACCAAAAGAGAGCTTTTCCTGGACGGTGGCAGAGTGATTCAAGCTTGGATTGATTACGATTCAAACAAGAAAAGGTTAGATGTTAAGCTTTCTCCATTCTCGGAGAAACCAAAgttgtctcttctctcttacGATGTTGATCTGTCCTCTGTTTTGGGAGATGAAATGTATGTTGGCTTCTCTGCTTCTACCGGTTTGCTAGCTAGTTCTCATTACATCTTAGGTTGGAACTTTAACATGAGTGGAGAAGCATTGTCTCTGTGTTTGCCATCTCTCCCTCGGATTCCTAGTtcaatcaagaagaagaagaacactgGTTTGATCCTTGGAGTATCTCTCATGTGTTCCCTTTTGATCATCGCGGTTCTTGTTGCTGCATCGGTGTTCATAGTAAAAAAGGCGAAAGATGAAGACAGAGTTGAAGAGTGGGAGCTTGATTTTGGTCCGCATAGATTCTGTTACAGAGAGCTCAAGAAAGCTACTAATGGTTTTGGGGACAAGGAGCTTCTCGGGTCTGGAGGATTTGGTAAAGTATACAAAGGAAAGCTTCCCGATTCAGAAGAGTATGTAGCCGTCAAGAGAATCTCTCACGAGTCAAGACAAGGTGTACGAGAGTTCATGTCAGAGGTCTCGAGCATTGGTCATCTCCGGCATAGGAATCTTGTTCAGTTGCTTGGTTGGTGTCGAAGGCGGGATGATTTGCTTCTTGTCTATGATTTCATGCCTAATGGAAGCTTAGACATGTACTTGTTcgacgaaaaccctaaagttatCTTGACTTGGAAGCAAAGATTCAAAATCATCAAAGGGGTTGCTTCCGGTTTACTCTACCTACATGAAGGATGGGAACAAACAGTCATTCACCGAGACATTAAAGCCGCCAATGTTTTGTTAGACGGTGAAATGAACGGGCGGGTGGGAGATTTCGGTCTAGCTAAGTTATATGAGCATGGATCGAACCCAGGAACCACAAGAGTGGTTGGTACATTTGGTTACTTGGCACCAGAACTCACAAAATCCGGGAAACTGACAACAAGTACAGATGTTTATGCATTTGGAGCAGTTTTGTTAGAAGTAGCTTGCGGAAGAAGACCCATCGAAACAAGTGCCTTACCGGAAGAGCTTGTAATGGTTGATTGGGTTTGGTCAAGGTGGCAAAGCGGAGACATTAGAGATGTTGTAGACAGGAGACTCAACGGTGAGTTTGATGAAGAGGAAGTGGTTATGGTGATCAAATTAGGCCTTCTATGTTCAAACAATTCCCCCGAGGTTCGACCTACAATGAGACAAGTGGTTATGTATCTCGAAAAGCAGTTTCCGTCGCCTGAAGTTGTCCCTGCACCAGATTTCTTAGATGCAAATGATAGTATGTGTCTTGATGAGGGAAGTGGTAATGCTGGCGAGTTTGAGGATTTTGTGGATTCAGCTAGGTTTTATAGCGGGCCGAATGAAACAACTACTTCATCCATATTCTCCTTCTCCGGTAAAACTAGAACTGATCCAAGATAA